A single region of the Streptomyces sp. NBC_01262 genome encodes:
- a CDS encoding class I SAM-dependent methyltransferase, which yields MWATAVGVARVRALETERENALFRDPLAQAFATAGGMWPSSPPLPDDAAARRRRLAVSFSIVIRTKFLDDLLQQASASGVRQVVLLGAGMDSRAFRMDWPEGTRLFEVDTAAPLDFKASVLRQERAVARCERITVAVDLREDWPGALAAAGHDPAVPTAWIAEGLLIYLPEDAVELLLAQISTQSAAGSRMGLTLGSRGVIERFGADAAPGSAATMWISEMPDDPVGWLAGHGWEADSHTLRERAAAYGRPISTPPQREERPGGLISAVRR from the coding sequence GTGTGGGCCACGGCGGTGGGGGTGGCCAGGGTGCGGGCGCTGGAGACCGAGCGGGAGAACGCGCTGTTCCGCGACCCGCTGGCACAGGCCTTCGCCACCGCCGGAGGCATGTGGCCCTCCTCGCCGCCGCTGCCCGATGACGCGGCCGCACGACGCCGCCGGCTGGCCGTGTCGTTCTCCATCGTCATCAGGACGAAGTTCCTCGACGACCTGTTGCAGCAGGCCTCCGCGTCCGGGGTCCGGCAGGTCGTGCTGCTCGGCGCCGGCATGGACAGCCGGGCCTTCCGGATGGACTGGCCCGAGGGCACCCGTCTGTTCGAGGTCGACACCGCCGCGCCACTGGACTTCAAGGCTTCGGTGCTGCGCCAGGAGCGGGCCGTCGCGCGCTGCGAGCGGATCACCGTCGCGGTGGATCTGCGTGAGGACTGGCCAGGCGCGCTGGCCGCCGCAGGGCACGACCCGGCCGTGCCGACCGCATGGATCGCCGAAGGACTACTGATCTATCTGCCCGAGGACGCGGTGGAGCTGCTGCTGGCCCAGATCAGCACGCAGTCGGCGGCAGGCAGTCGGATGGGGCTGACATTGGGCTCACGTGGCGTGATCGAGCGCTTCGGCGCGGACGCCGCGCCGGGATCGGCGGCGACCATGTGGATCTCGGAGATGCCCGACGACCCGGTGGGCTGGCTGGCCGGGCACGGCTGGGAGGCCGACAGCCACACCCTGCGCGAGCGCGCTGCCGCCTACGGCCGCCCGATCAGCACCCCGCCTCAGCGCGAGGAGCGGCCCGGCGGACTGATCTCGGCGGTCCGCCGGTAG
- a CDS encoding class I SAM-dependent DNA methyltransferase has product MTSSELWTRATADRYDAEEAEKSSAAVLGPILAFLAELAGDGRALEFAIGTGRVGVPLRERGVPVVGIELSEHMAAVLRRKVDEDTLPVAIGDMATTVVPGEFALVYLVYNTITNLLTQDEQVECFRNAARHLEPGGRFVIELGVPPLRFLPPGQVAVPFDVSERHLGFDTFDLVEQILVSHHFTRDGDDGRYRRSNSRHRYAWPAELDLMARIAGLELERRVADWDGAPFTQDSAKHISVWRKPT; this is encoded by the coding sequence GTGACGAGCAGTGAGCTGTGGACCCGTGCGACCGCCGACCGCTACGACGCCGAGGAGGCTGAGAAGTCCTCGGCCGCCGTTCTCGGACCGATTCTCGCCTTCCTTGCCGAGCTGGCCGGAGACGGCCGGGCACTGGAGTTCGCCATCGGGACCGGACGAGTGGGCGTCCCGCTGAGGGAACGCGGCGTGCCGGTGGTGGGCATCGAGTTGTCCGAGCACATGGCAGCGGTGCTGCGGCGCAAGGTCGACGAGGACACACTCCCGGTAGCCATCGGGGACATGGCCACCACCGTCGTGCCCGGCGAGTTCGCCCTGGTCTATCTCGTCTACAACACCATCACGAACCTGCTCACGCAGGACGAGCAGGTCGAGTGCTTCCGTAACGCCGCACGTCATCTGGAGCCCGGCGGCCGATTCGTCATCGAGCTGGGCGTGCCGCCGCTGCGGTTCCTGCCGCCTGGCCAGGTCGCGGTGCCGTTCGACGTCTCTGAGCGGCATCTCGGCTTCGACACCTTCGACCTGGTCGAGCAGATTCTCGTCTCGCACCACTTCACCCGTGATGGCGACGACGGCCGCTACCGCCGCAGCAACTCCCGGCACCGGTACGCCTGGCCGGCAGAGCTCGACCTGATGGCACGGATCGCCGGGCTCGAGTTGGAACGTCGTGTCGCGGACTGGGACGGGGCGCCGTTCACCCAGGACTCCGCGAAGCACATCTCCGTGTGGCGCAAGCCAACCTGA
- a CDS encoding MFS transporter: MSTALIRSEARLLVPALMFIALVVAAVASLGTPLITSVATTFHVSLDSAQWTLTIALLSGAVATPVLGRLGAGPHRRATILATLAIVVVGSALTVLPLPFAWLLVGRAAQGVGLGLTALMMGVARDHLPEERSAATIALISVVSIIGAGVGYPLAALLAEFGGLRAAYGLGLLVTAIAFVTAWRSMPAAPEGRSAHVNVAGALVLAGGLLLVLFLAGERSLWSRHLAVAVTLAVAAVLLLCVWTVSELRTKTPLVDVRAVRHPAVAGANIAMFVGGSGMYLLLTLITRYAQTPHSAGYGFGLTTFVAGLVLIPFSVLGFVAGKLTPRVRERIDGPLLLAGSAAIVGGGFVLFATARSNLAELLVAMGVLGFGVGSFSAAMPGVILAVTPQSETSSAMSFNYVVRSVGYSLGSAIGGLVLAAGTATGRLFPNDDAYTTAALVGVAAMAITTMASLALARLRSPDTDPITAPAGVPGPGRSSRTGS, encoded by the coding sequence ATGAGCACTGCCCTGATACGTTCCGAGGCACGTCTGCTGGTCCCCGCGCTGATGTTCATCGCCCTGGTCGTGGCGGCGGTCGCCAGCCTCGGGACGCCGCTCATCACCAGCGTGGCGACCACGTTCCACGTCTCCCTCGACAGCGCGCAGTGGACGCTGACCATCGCCCTGCTCAGCGGCGCCGTCGCCACACCCGTCCTCGGCCGGCTCGGAGCCGGTCCGCACCGGCGGGCCACGATTCTCGCCACGCTGGCGATCGTCGTCGTCGGCAGCGCGCTCACCGTGCTGCCGCTGCCGTTCGCCTGGCTGCTCGTGGGCAGAGCGGCCCAAGGCGTCGGACTCGGTCTCACGGCGCTGATGATGGGCGTGGCCCGCGACCATCTTCCCGAGGAGCGCAGCGCGGCCACGATCGCCCTGATCTCAGTGGTCTCCATCATCGGAGCCGGCGTCGGCTACCCGCTGGCCGCGCTGCTCGCCGAGTTCGGCGGACTGCGGGCCGCCTACGGCCTCGGCCTGCTCGTCACCGCCATCGCCTTCGTGACCGCGTGGCGCTCCATGCCCGCAGCTCCCGAAGGCCGCTCCGCTCACGTGAACGTGGCCGGTGCGCTCGTCCTGGCGGGTGGACTGCTCCTCGTCCTGTTCCTGGCCGGCGAGAGGAGCCTGTGGAGCCGACACCTCGCCGTGGCGGTGACCCTTGCCGTCGCCGCCGTACTCCTGCTCTGCGTCTGGACCGTTTCCGAACTGCGAACCAAGACGCCCCTGGTCGACGTCCGGGCGGTACGGCACCCGGCGGTCGCCGGGGCGAACATCGCCATGTTCGTCGGCGGGAGCGGCATGTACCTCCTGCTCACGCTCATCACCCGCTACGCGCAGACGCCGCACAGCGCCGGCTACGGCTTCGGACTGACCACCTTCGTGGCGGGGCTGGTCCTCATCCCGTTCTCCGTGCTGGGGTTCGTCGCCGGCAAGCTCACGCCGCGGGTCCGCGAACGGATCGACGGCCCCCTGCTCCTGGCCGGCAGCGCCGCCATCGTCGGCGGCGGGTTCGTCCTGTTCGCCACCGCCCGGTCCAACCTGGCCGAACTGCTCGTGGCCATGGGCGTGCTGGGCTTCGGCGTCGGCAGCTTCTCGGCCGCCATGCCCGGCGTCATCCTGGCCGTCACCCCCCAGAGCGAGACGTCGAGCGCCATGAGCTTCAACTACGTCGTCCGCAGCGTCGGGTACTCCCTGGGCAGCGCCATCGGCGGTCTGGTCCTGGCCGCCGGCACCGCCACGGGCCGCCTCTTCCCGAACGACGACGCCTACACGACCGCGGCGCTGGTCGGCGTCGCCGCGATGGCGATCACGACGATGGCCAGCCTCGCCCTCGCCCGCCTACGCTCACCCGATACCGATCCGATCACAGCCCCAGCCGGTGTGCCGGGCCCGGGCCGGTCGAGTCGAACCGGAAGCTGA
- a CDS encoding DUF1330 domain-containing protein, which yields MAKGYWVSVYRTIADPEKLAAYNKLARPAVAAAGGRLLARDGRVVAYDAGIAERTILIEFDSFEQAVAARASAAYQEALAALADGVERDFRIIEGLD from the coding sequence GTGGCCAAGGGCTATTGGGTCAGCGTCTACCGCACCATTGCGGACCCCGAGAAACTGGCTGCCTACAACAAGCTGGCTCGTCCAGCCGTAGCGGCCGCGGGCGGGCGGCTGCTCGCCCGCGACGGCCGGGTCGTCGCATACGACGCCGGAATCGCCGAGCGCACCATCCTGATCGAGTTCGACAGCTTCGAACAGGCGGTCGCCGCACGTGCGAGTGCGGCCTACCAGGAGGCGCTGGCCGCACTTGCTGACGGCGTCGAGCGCGACTTCCGCATCATCGAAGGCCTCGACTGA